Proteins from a single region of Numenius arquata chromosome Z, bNumArq3.hap1.1, whole genome shotgun sequence:
- the GCNT4 gene encoding beta-1,3-galactosyl-O-glycosyl-glycoprotein beta-1,6-N-acetylglucosaminyltransferase 4: MKRRKCPNKCPSRRKILILCVTGWLIALLKLLHVERHFFPSKGIYLVEHFLSTSSYVRNRYSYLRNEFQYEINCSSIYEQDPHEIGKSLEIRRKEIIDLADEDIVAITSDCHVYHSLRKYHLKPVSPEEESFPIAYSLVVHKDAVMVERLINSLYSHQNIYCIHYDQKAAKSFKSAMNNLAKCFPNIFIASKLETVEYAHISRLQADFNCLSDLMDSSVPWKYVINLCGQDFPLRSNFELVAELKRLSGGNMLETIKPSSSKRERFTYHYELMKVPYEYMQMPVKTNISKNPPPHNIEVFVGSAYFVLSRAFIQYTLESSLAKDFFEWSRDTYSPDEHFWATLVRVPGVPGEVPRSAQDITDLQSKTRLVKWNYLEDHLYPPCTGTHLRSVCIYGAAELRWLLNYGHWFANKFDSKVDPVLLKCLAEKLAEQQKEWVYLSSDKYFLHINSVNASL, translated from the coding sequence aTGAAGAGGCGCAAGTGTCCCAACAAATGTCCCTCACGAAGGAAGATCCTGATCCTGTGTGTTACAGGGTGGCTGATTGCACTGCTGAAGCTCCTCCATGTTGAAAGACACTTTTTTCCCTCTAAGGGCATTTATTTGGTTGAGCACTTCTTAAGCACTTCTTCTTATGTTAGAAACAGATATTCCTACCTTAGAAATGAGTTCCAGTATGAAATTAATTGTTCGTCTATATATGAACAAGATCCTCATGAAATTGGCAAGAGTTTGGAGataagaagaaaagagataatTGATTTAGCTGATGAAGATATTGTAGCAATAACAAGTGATTGCCACGTATATCATTCACTTAGGAAATACCACCTAAAACCTGTTtctccagaggaggagagttTTCCTATCGCCTATTCTTTGGTTGTTCACAAAGATGCAGTAATGGTAGAAAGGCTCATAAATTCACTGTACAGTCATCAAAATATTTACTGCATCCATTATGACCAAAAAGCTGCAAAAAGTTTCAAATCTGCTATGAACAACCTAGCTAAATGTTTCCCCAATATTTTCATTGCATCAAAATTGGAGACAGTGGAATATGCACATATTTCACGGCTGCAAGCAGATTTCAATTGTTTGTCTGATTTGATGGATTCTTCAGTTCCCTGGAAGTATGTTATTAATTTATGTGGCCAAGATTTCCCTTTGAGATCAAATTTTGAGTTGGTCGCTGAACTAAAGAGACTCAGTGGAGGAAACATGCTGGAAACTATAAAGCCAAGCAGTAGCAAAAGAGAACGATTTACTTACCACTATGAACTTATGAAAGTGCCTTATGAATATATGCAGATGCCTGTAAAAACCAACATTTCCAAGAATCCACCACCTCATAATATTGAGGTATTTGTAGGTAGTGCCTATTTTGTTTTAAGCCGAGCATTTATTCAATATACCCTTGAAAGCTCCCttgcaaaagatttttttgagTGGTCAAGGGATACATACTCTCCGGATGAACATTTCTGGGCCACTCTTGTACGTGTTCCTGGGGTCCCTGGGGAAGTCCCAAGGTCAGCCCAGGACATAACAGACCTACAAAGCAAAACTCGTCTGGTGAAATGGAATTATCTCGAAGATCACTTGTATCCTCCCTGCACTGGTACCCACCTTCGCAGTGTCTGCATCTATGGGGCCGCAGAATTAAGATGGCTTCTGAATTATGGGCACTGGTTCGCCAACAAGTTTGACTCCAAAGTAGACCCTGTCCTTCTAAAATGCTTGGCAGAAAAACTGGCAGAGCAACAGAAAGAGTGGGTATATTTGTCGTCTGATAAATACTTCCTGCACATAAATTCTGTGAATGCCTCCCTATAG